In Oligoflexia bacterium, the following are encoded in one genomic region:
- a CDS encoding nitroreductase family protein, which produces MNTDVLALQDGHSSIRQYQNKAIEADLLQKILLTGTRAATSGNMQFYAMVLTQDPQQKQKLYQAHGEQAMILQAPVLITFCADLHRMQRWFDVREAKTSFANEVSLIRGIIDASLLAQNVVLAAEAMDLGTCYMGSTLKGIKEIVNILNLPKLVVPVTTICMGYPAEEKKRIERLPLAAVVHNESYDSFNAERIDTVYSQREQDYWLRFTQNPQRKKVLDRDNVSNVAQAYRALKYDQQELEDYSKNLWECYQTQFLSV; this is translated from the coding sequence ATGAATACAGATGTATTGGCTTTGCAAGATGGCCATAGTTCTATTCGTCAATATCAAAATAAAGCGATTGAAGCAGATCTTTTACAGAAAATTTTGCTTACTGGCACGCGTGCTGCCACATCAGGCAATATGCAATTTTATGCTATGGTTCTTACTCAAGACCCACAACAAAAACAAAAATTATATCAAGCACATGGTGAGCAAGCCATGATTTTACAAGCACCTGTTTTGATTACTTTTTGTGCAGATTTGCATAGGATGCAACGCTGGTTTGATGTGCGAGAAGCCAAAACTTCTTTTGCCAATGAAGTTAGTCTTATCAGGGGTATCATCGATGCCAGTTTATTAGCCCAAAATGTTGTTTTAGCTGCTGAGGCTATGGATTTAGGAACCTGTTATATGGGTTCAACATTAAAGGGTATTAAAGAAATCGTGAATATTTTAAACTTGCCTAAACTGGTTGTTCCAGTAACAACTATTTGTATGGGGTATCCAGCAGAAGAGAAAAAAAGAATTGAACGTTTACCTTTAGCAGCAGTTGTGCATAATGAAAGTTATGACAGCTTTAATGCAGAAAGAATAGATACAGTTTACAGTCAACGTGAACAAGACTATTGGCTTAGGTTTACACAGAACCCACAACGAAAAAAGGTTTTAGATCGTGATAATGTGAGCAATGTTGCGCAAGCTTATAGAGCTTTAAAGTATGATCAACAAGAGTTAGAGGATTATTCAAAAAATTTATGGGAGTGCTATCAAACGCAGTTCTTATCTGTTTGA
- a CDS encoding arginine deiminase family protein produces MQQEKYMQLNVKNEYASLKSVAYCLGLYVPVAKSYVTQDPEFHKFHSLKETWDINLLIQQQEAFLELLQSYNVDLIEIEAKKTLPWQMYTRDVAFVIGDKIFYSQNRKFKERNGEFDQLANRINQLSIDKKQCIEIVSGQIEGGDVMPTDDQVLVGLSSRTSQEAIDELAQYVDVKVLNLGENIMHLDTRLMIVSKDIAIIHRSSFNEKDIEYLQKKYTLIEVSDEEAKLLATNVVLLNPETIIVEQQQKRLQNELKQHGFKIEKLSYSEPIKLGGSFRCTSLTLSREP; encoded by the coding sequence GTGCAGCAAGAAAAATATATGCAACTGAATGTTAAAAACGAATACGCTTCCTTAAAGTCAGTAGCCTATTGTTTGGGTCTTTACGTGCCGGTTGCAAAAAGTTATGTTACCCAAGACCCAGAGTTTCACAAATTTCATTCACTAAAAGAAACCTGGGATATCAATCTCTTAATACAACAGCAAGAAGCATTTTTAGAGCTTTTACAGTCTTACAATGTAGACTTGATTGAAATTGAAGCAAAAAAAACATTGCCATGGCAGATGTACACGCGTGATGTTGCTTTTGTCATTGGTGACAAAATATTTTACAGTCAAAATAGAAAATTTAAAGAGCGCAATGGCGAGTTTGATCAACTGGCAAACAGGATCAATCAATTGTCTATTGATAAAAAGCAATGCATAGAAATTGTATCTGGGCAGATTGAAGGTGGTGATGTTATGCCTACGGATGATCAAGTTTTAGTTGGGTTAAGTAGTCGTACATCACAGGAAGCGATTGATGAACTTGCACAATATGTTGATGTCAAGGTATTGAATTTGGGTGAAAATATTATGCATTTAGACACACGTTTAATGATTGTATCTAAAGATATAGCCATTATTCATCGCTCCAGCTTTAATGAAAAAGACATTGAATACCTTCAAAAAAAATACACCTTAATTGAGGTAAGTGATGAAGAGGCAAAACTGTTGGCGACCAATGTTGTGCTTTTAAATCCAGAAACCATTATAGTAGAACAACAACAAAAAAGACTTCAAAATGAATTGAAACAGCATGGCTTTAAAATTGAAAAACTTAGTTACTCAGAGCCCATCAAATTAGGTGGATCATTTAGATGCACCAGTCTTACTTTATCACGAGAACCCTAG
- a CDS encoding esterase-like activity of phytase family protein, which yields MILKTKKLRLLPFLCFILCFSCSFTFAKNTQVKTLELPKNIKLGTTLGNETVYFGGLSGLTFSHQKKNKLYFWTLTDRGPNAEPFAFEKNSEKSRPFLLPDYQLRLIQLVFDTKKNIMNIHKQLLLQDPQGQPLTGIPNLATSKDKKHQHEPPTDLVGKSLTLNAYGLDPEGIAIDQAGHFWLVDEYGPAIVEFNKKGKMLNKYVPQGTGYKSAHIHAVLPEVIKERKMNRGFEAVSIANDKLYAVLQSPLPTKKKSDVIRIIEFDLKKREVTGQYVYLLDDVKQADKIGGMTALNENEFLLIERDGKNDNDAIKKIYKISIAADKNLLANAYDAMIFNSTQLESLSKKDLLKKYALSKTLWMDLKDHKLNSLADKYEGITYVPAMDALYLINDNDFGITGIFDPKTGKSDKGTQLFKSYFIQIKN from the coding sequence ATGATTTTAAAAACTAAAAAGCTGAGATTATTACCTTTTTTGTGTTTTATTCTATGTTTTTCTTGTTCGTTTACTTTTGCAAAAAACACGCAAGTTAAAACACTAGAACTCCCTAAAAACATTAAGTTAGGGACCACTTTAGGCAATGAAACTGTTTATTTTGGAGGTTTATCTGGCTTAACTTTTTCTCATCAGAAAAAAAATAAGCTTTATTTTTGGACCTTAACTGATCGTGGTCCTAACGCAGAACCTTTTGCTTTTGAGAAAAATTCGGAAAAAAGCAGACCTTTTCTCTTACCTGACTACCAATTGCGCCTCATTCAGTTGGTTTTTGATACCAAAAAAAATATCATGAATATTCATAAACAACTTTTATTACAAGACCCTCAAGGCCAGCCATTAACGGGTATTCCAAATTTAGCAACAAGCAAAGATAAAAAACATCAACATGAACCTCCAACAGACCTTGTCGGTAAAAGTTTAACGCTTAATGCCTACGGTTTAGACCCAGAGGGGATTGCAATAGATCAAGCAGGTCATTTTTGGTTGGTTGATGAATATGGCCCAGCCATCGTAGAATTTAATAAAAAAGGAAAAATGTTAAACAAATATGTTCCACAAGGAACAGGTTATAAAAGTGCACATATTCATGCTGTTTTACCTGAAGTCATTAAAGAACGGAAAATGAATCGTGGTTTTGAGGCTGTCAGCATTGCTAATGATAAATTGTATGCTGTTTTACAAAGTCCGCTTCCTACAAAAAAGAAAAGTGATGTTATTAGAATTATAGAGTTTGATCTTAAAAAAAGAGAGGTCACGGGTCAATATGTATACTTATTAGATGACGTTAAACAAGCCGATAAAATTGGAGGCATGACCGCTCTCAATGAAAATGAGTTTTTGCTTATTGAACGTGACGGTAAAAATGATAATGACGCCATTAAAAAAATATACAAAATAAGCATAGCTGCGGATAAAAATTTATTGGCCAACGCTTATGATGCCATGATATTTAATAGCACTCAACTTGAATCTCTTTCAAAAAAAGATTTGCTGAAAAAATATGCTCTTTCTAAAACTTTATGGATGGATTTAAAAGACCATAAACTGAACAGCCTTGCTGATAAATATGAAGGCATTACATATGTTCCTGCTATGGATGCCTTGTATTTAATCAATGATAATGACTTTGGGATTACCGGTATTTTTGACCCAAAAACAGGAAAGTCAGATAAAGGAACACAATTATTTAAGTCTTATTTTATTCAAATCAAAAATTAA
- a CDS encoding response regulator, giving the protein MENIKAKILLVDDDDFFLEYMHSRLSDEGFDVQVALSVDTALEMLESDDFDLCVTDFKMPVKTGEDLLRSLRIDTKLGLKDLPVIVLSWISDQDIRKRLDSYGPSAFLEKMLRPHQIAKIIDNILQERRSYSLH; this is encoded by the coding sequence ATGGAAAATATTAAAGCAAAAATTCTTTTAGTGGATGACGATGATTTTTTTCTTGAATATATGCACAGCCGCTTATCGGATGAAGGTTTTGATGTGCAGGTTGCATTATCTGTTGATACTGCCTTAGAAATGTTAGAAAGTGATGACTTTGATTTGTGTGTGACAGATTTTAAAATGCCAGTAAAGACGGGTGAAGACTTGTTGAGAAGTTTAAGAATAGATACCAAGTTAGGACTCAAAGATTTACCGGTGATTGTTTTATCTTGGATCAGTGACCAAGATATTAGAAAACGTTTAGACAGTTATGGCCCTAGTGCATTTTTAGAAAAAATGTTGCGTCCGCATCAGATTGCTAAAATCATTGATAATATTTTACAGGAAAGAAGATCTTACTCTTTACACTAA
- a CDS encoding cytochrome c3 family protein, which produces MLIKNKNFNALYLFCWILLFYPKLGFTQFNTWISPGALSKAHQEISGVKNCTLCHTTAQGLPNKKCLDCHKDIANKIKNNSGYHAVQTAQCYQCHNEHKGLDYELLGLERLQFSHSQTGWSLTGKHKDVKCKQCHTQKRKHAISGKATKKTSYLAASSNCSSCHKDVHRSKNPRFKRCQDCHHSYNFTSLIKHLRFNHNRETNFPLTGAHQKVQCYSCHTKKLWSPLRYKSCTNCHSDPHKGSFGSDCQKCHSTDSWKAGSSLNSTEASFKDFDHQKTRFPLTGQHRSVTCNNCHGNTIGKIKNFNQCSDCHNNPHGQEFQINWKVKQCNDCHLTEGWQILSFLHNKDSRYQLTGKHTVVACEKCHQNRKYRWLSTSPKCNACHQDIHKNQFGVQACSNCHSTAGFSEMQFDHNTQSQFKLEGVHKYVNCESCHEQGKFRPLSTNCKSCHNDFHQGALGQQCENCHTPTRFNDINFDHNKNSDFKLDGKHKYLNCNQCHQNFKYKLGLKRCSECHNDVHNNSFGQNCERCHNSTTFAMKNNFHDFGEYELKGAHNQLNCLVCHGPKQAIRSAKPQCQSCHQDPHMNSLSTRCQDCHGQNTWLPTQFRHAQTGFELSGAHRFLSCEQCHVNRVFGGLPNECSFCHLKDFASPVIIPQHAGGNTNCKDCHRTYGWRPSKL; this is translated from the coding sequence TTGCTAATTAAGAACAAAAATTTTAATGCTCTTTATCTTTTTTGCTGGATACTGTTATTTTATCCCAAACTTGGTTTTACCCAATTTAACACTTGGATCAGCCCAGGCGCATTATCTAAAGCCCACCAAGAAATATCTGGCGTAAAGAACTGCACTCTTTGTCACACAACCGCTCAAGGCCTGCCCAATAAAAAATGCTTAGATTGCCACAAGGATATTGCCAATAAAATTAAAAACAACTCTGGTTACCACGCTGTTCAAACTGCTCAGTGTTATCAATGTCACAATGAACATAAAGGCCTTGATTATGAACTTTTGGGTTTAGAACGTCTTCAATTTAGTCACTCACAAACTGGATGGTCTCTCACTGGAAAACACAAAGACGTTAAATGCAAACAATGTCACACTCAAAAACGCAAACATGCGATTAGCGGTAAAGCCACAAAAAAAACCAGCTATCTAGCCGCCTCATCCAACTGTTCAAGCTGTCACAAAGATGTTCATAGAAGCAAAAACCCAAGATTTAAACGCTGCCAAGATTGTCACCACTCTTATAATTTTACTAGCCTAATTAAACATCTACGCTTTAATCATAACCGGGAAACAAACTTTCCGCTCACTGGCGCACATCAAAAGGTTCAATGCTATAGCTGTCACACTAAAAAACTTTGGAGCCCCCTAAGATATAAAAGCTGCACAAACTGTCATAGTGACCCTCACAAGGGAAGCTTTGGTTCTGACTGTCAAAAATGTCATAGTACAGATTCCTGGAAAGCTGGAAGCAGCTTAAACAGCACTGAAGCTTCTTTTAAAGATTTTGACCATCAAAAAACCCGTTTCCCTTTAACGGGCCAACATAGAAGTGTGACTTGTAACAACTGTCATGGCAACACTATTGGTAAAATAAAAAATTTTAATCAATGCAGTGATTGTCACAATAATCCGCATGGTCAAGAGTTTCAAATCAATTGGAAAGTTAAACAATGCAATGACTGTCATTTAACTGAAGGATGGCAAATTTTATCTTTTCTGCACAACAAAGATTCTCGCTATCAACTTACAGGAAAACACACTGTTGTTGCATGTGAAAAATGTCACCAAAATAGAAAGTACCGTTGGCTAAGCACATCACCCAAATGCAATGCATGTCATCAAGATATTCATAAAAACCAATTTGGTGTACAGGCTTGTTCAAATTGCCATAGTACGGCTGGCTTTTCAGAAATGCAATTTGATCACAACACGCAATCACAGTTTAAACTAGAAGGCGTACACAAATATGTCAATTGCGAAAGCTGTCATGAACAGGGAAAATTTAGACCCTTATCCACAAATTGCAAATCTTGCCATAATGACTTTCACCAAGGTGCTCTTGGACAACAATGTGAAAATTGTCATACACCAACCCGTTTCAATGACATTAATTTTGATCATAATAAAAATTCTGACTTTAAATTAGATGGCAAACATAAATATCTCAATTGTAATCAATGCCACCAAAATTTTAAATACAAGCTTGGTCTTAAACGTTGTTCTGAATGTCACAATGATGTTCATAACAACTCATTTGGACAAAACTGTGAACGTTGTCACAACAGCACAACCTTTGCCATGAAAAACAACTTCCATGATTTTGGTGAATATGAACTTAAAGGGGCTCACAATCAACTCAACTGCTTAGTCTGTCACGGCCCCAAACAGGCCATCAGGTCTGCAAAACCACAATGCCAAAGCTGTCACCAAGATCCGCATATGAATAGCCTGTCAACACGTTGTCAGGATTGTCATGGGCAAAACACTTGGTTACCCACACAGTTTAGACATGCTCAAACCGGCTTTGAATTGTCTGGTGCCCACCGTTTTCTTTCTTGTGAACAATGCCATGTAAATCGTGTTTTTGGTGGCTTACCCAATGAATGTTCTTTTTGTCATTTAAAAGACTTTGCTTCGCCAGTTATTATTCCGCAACATGCTGGTGGCAACACCAACTGCAAGGACTGCCATAGAACCTATGGATGGAGACCTTCCAAACTATGA
- a CDS encoding 4Fe-4S dicluster domain-containing protein, producing the protein MSNGIIYNKRNKQKKGPPSFPVTSLEDLKIIKLFRDIPNFTLKQLQGKVRRASALANEDILEFESDTESFAHFFFIAKGQVKIIGFDENARKIPINFLRKGEFFVDKPMTWNNLTASKVAAITDAEILIIRKEDLKSFARSSQVFENRIKQISDRIDYRNRIYCEDSYSRSVLDFLVDTALTQASRIKITQMNKCIECDTCYEACEDRHGFQRIERGYAKFGVMDIAQSCLTCFYPTCIPSCPVESVIFNPDSGEVEIKDDCIGCQSCAKACQYGAITIHKVDQKDERFSRFLNHPGQKRPPKFIADKCNHCNGYSDLACISHCPTGAIIELSANELLENPTLFSVNQSTQVNSQELDERSGLVKFLQKIYFLTAFVVITWLCFEFLALQEQFYAQFSLLLKAQRLGFIDPNIPLNFNKGSQLCLFIGNVGFSLIVMAMIYPLRKAFPRLLGRFGSKPLWLDFHNFAGFMGTILVLFHTGFEFEMGWGTLGMVSLLFVMITGMFGRFLYQVIPRTVATTELKFRQIQEQDRELAYKLDAIFEKGTRSRRTIDKIMEETKFEELEDPSIFQLFKSGIRSYWLLMRIKHFTPKEMESYKRQYSTFRSMVHRKVLLTRNVRFLEFASRLFVKWQYVHKPLAYVMGIFAIIHVIYNLFFFTGWT; encoded by the coding sequence ATGTCTAATGGAATTATCTACAATAAACGCAATAAGCAGAAAAAAGGACCCCCTAGCTTTCCTGTTACATCACTTGAAGATTTAAAAATCATTAAACTTTTTCGTGATATCCCCAATTTTACATTAAAACAATTGCAAGGCAAAGTAAGAAGAGCCAGCGCCCTAGCCAATGAAGACATCTTAGAATTTGAAAGTGACACTGAAAGCTTTGCTCATTTCTTTTTTATCGCCAAAGGTCAGGTTAAAATTATTGGTTTTGACGAAAATGCCCGTAAAATTCCCATTAACTTTCTCCGCAAGGGCGAGTTTTTTGTGGATAAGCCCATGACTTGGAACAACTTAACCGCCAGTAAAGTTGCAGCTATCACCGATGCCGAAATTTTAATTATTCGTAAAGAAGACTTGAAGAGCTTTGCCCGCAGCAGCCAAGTTTTTGAAAATCGTATCAAACAAATCAGTGATCGCATTGACTACAGAAATAGAATTTACTGTGAAGACAGTTATTCACGCTCAGTCTTAGATTTTTTAGTTGATACCGCTTTAACCCAAGCGTCCAGAATTAAAATCACGCAAATGAACAAATGCATTGAGTGTGATACATGTTATGAAGCTTGTGAGGACCGGCATGGTTTTCAAAGAATAGAACGTGGTTATGCCAAGTTTGGTGTTATGGACATTGCGCAAAGTTGTTTAACTTGTTTTTATCCAACGTGCATTCCTTCTTGTCCAGTTGAAAGCGTTATTTTTAACCCAGATAGCGGAGAAGTGGAAATTAAGGATGATTGCATTGGCTGTCAATCTTGTGCCAAAGCCTGTCAATATGGTGCAATTACCATTCATAAAGTTGATCAAAAAGATGAACGTTTTTCTCGTTTTTTAAATCACCCTGGACAAAAACGTCCACCTAAATTTATTGCTGACAAATGCAATCATTGTAATGGTTACAGTGATCTTGCATGTATATCGCATTGTCCAACCGGTGCAATTATAGAATTAAGTGCCAATGAACTTTTAGAAAACCCAACCCTGTTTAGCGTCAATCAAAGTACACAAGTGAACAGTCAAGAACTGGACGAACGCTCAGGCTTGGTTAAGTTTTTACAAAAAATTTATTTTCTAACAGCTTTTGTTGTCATCACTTGGTTATGCTTTGAGTTTCTTGCCTTGCAAGAACAGTTTTATGCTCAGTTTTCACTTTTACTAAAAGCCCAAAGGCTGGGTTTTATAGACCCCAATATTCCCCTCAATTTTAATAAAGGCTCACAGTTGTGCTTATTTATTGGCAACGTTGGTTTTTCTTTAATTGTAATGGCCATGATTTATCCTCTGCGCAAGGCTTTTCCTCGTTTGCTTGGACGTTTTGGCTCAAAACCTCTCTGGTTGGATTTCCATAACTTCGCCGGTTTTATGGGTACCATTCTAGTTTTATTTCATACCGGTTTTGAATTTGAGATGGGTTGGGGAACCTTGGGCATGGTTTCCTTATTGTTTGTAATGATTACTGGTATGTTTGGTCGTTTTCTTTACCAAGTCATTCCCAGGACAGTGGCAACAACCGAACTTAAATTTAGACAAATTCAGGAACAAGACCGTGAATTGGCTTATAAATTAGATGCTATTTTTGAAAAAGGGACCCGCAGTAGACGAACCATCGATAAAATCATGGAAGAAACCAAGTTTGAAGAGTTAGAAGACCCAAGTATTTTTCAATTGTTCAAGTCTGGTATTCGTTCTTATTGGTTGCTGATGCGAATCAAACATTTTACGCCCAAAGAAATGGAAAGTTACAAACGCCAGTACAGCACATTTAGAAGCATGGTGCACCGCAAAGTTTTACTGACACGCAATGTTCGCTTTTTAGAATTTGCCTCACGCTTGTTTGTTAAATGGCAATACGTGCATAAACCGCTGGCCTATGTCATGGGTATTTTTGCCATTATTCACGTCATATACAACTTATTCTTTTTTACTGGTTGGACTTGA
- a CDS encoding ABC transporter ATP-binding protein — MIEAQHIHKVYGDITAVKDISFRVKKGEILGFLGANGAGKTTTMRIMTGSLQPSSGTALIAGYDILKEPLEVKRRIGYLPESPPVYFDFTVEAFLKFVAKIREIPSNLQKQQIEWAIDKCGLKHVAKRMIGNLSKGYKQRVGLAQAIVHKPDVLILDEPTVGLDPTQIREIRALIQTLSEEHTIILSTHILPEVNMICDRAVFVHQGQIALEGSIKELTQTKSLEEVFVDVMLTQAS; from the coding sequence ATGATTGAAGCGCAACATATTCATAAAGTATATGGTGATATAACAGCAGTAAAAGATATTTCTTTTAGGGTTAAAAAAGGTGAAATTTTAGGCTTTTTAGGAGCCAATGGCGCCGGCAAGACAACAACCATGCGAATTATGACTGGTTCATTGCAACCCAGTTCTGGAACTGCCTTGATTGCAGGCTATGATATTTTAAAAGAGCCATTAGAAGTTAAGCGTCGTATTGGATATTTACCGGAGTCGCCACCAGTCTATTTTGATTTTACGGTAGAAGCATTTTTAAAATTTGTTGCTAAAATTAGAGAAATCCCAAGTAACTTGCAAAAACAACAAATAGAATGGGCTATTGACAAGTGTGGTTTAAAACATGTTGCCAAGCGTATGATTGGTAATTTATCTAAAGGCTATAAACAAAGGGTGGGCTTAGCGCAGGCAATTGTGCATAAGCCTGATGTATTAATTTTGGATGAACCAACGGTGGGTCTTGACCCAACTCAAATTCGCGAAATACGCGCTTTAATACAAACTTTATCGGAAGAACACACCATTATATTATCCACGCATATTCTGCCAGAAGTTAATATGATTTGTGATCGAGCAGTTTTTGTCCATCAAGGTCAAATCGCCCTTGAAGGATCCATTAAAGAATTAACCCAAACAAAAAGTTTAGAAGAAGTATTTGTCGATGTCATGCTCACACAAGCAAGTTAA
- a CDS encoding ABC transporter permease subunit: protein MKKIWTIIEKELKHYFYSPIAYVVMVVFLSLTGFFFYVGLSRFSMMYENYKNLAQMTQNPQYLESLNLNEIVIAPSLFNMAFILLFLIPLLMMRSFAEEKSKKTDELLKTAPLSTTHIVWGKYLSAFLFVLCMILPTVIYQIFLFASLDNPPELGPVITGYVSLILYTATALAIGMFASSLTENQIVAAVMTFVVLLLLFVISSIGLKEGSILYSMVQYISIPEHMKAMLRGVVDSRDVVYFLSLSGLFVFLTHRSLDVQGWR, encoded by the coding sequence ATGAAAAAAATATGGACCATTATAGAAAAAGAATTAAAGCATTATTTTTATTCACCTATTGCTTATGTGGTGATGGTGGTGTTTTTGTCATTGACCGGATTTTTCTTTTATGTGGGGCTGAGTAGGTTCAGCATGATGTATGAGAATTATAAAAACTTAGCACAGATGACACAAAACCCACAGTACTTAGAAAGTTTAAACCTTAATGAAATTGTTATTGCCCCCAGTTTATTTAACATGGCTTTTATTTTGTTATTTTTAATTCCTTTGCTGATGATGAGAAGCTTTGCTGAGGAAAAGAGTAAAAAAACAGATGAACTGTTAAAAACTGCTCCACTAAGCACAACACATATTGTTTGGGGTAAATACCTATCAGCATTTTTGTTTGTGCTGTGTATGATTTTACCCACTGTAATTTATCAGATTTTTTTATTTGCTAGCTTGGACAATCCTCCTGAGTTAGGTCCAGTGATAACAGGATATGTAAGTCTTATTCTTTACACAGCAACAGCTTTAGCAATAGGTATGTTTGCAAGTTCATTAACTGAAAATCAAATTGTTGCTGCGGTCATGACCTTTGTGGTTTTGCTATTGCTATTTGTTATCAGTTCTATTGGTTTAAAAGAAGGCAGTATTTTATACAGTATGGTTCAATATATTTCTATCCCGGAACATATGAAGGCAATGTTAAGAGGTGTAGTGGATAGCCGGGATGTCGTTTATTTTTTAAGTTTATCTGGTTTGTTTGTATTTTTAACCCATCGTTCTTTAGATGTACAAGGTTGGAGATAA
- a CDS encoding GldG family protein, whose product MNTLSLMSGVTGFVLLLGAILGYGITKDSSNWFFRSLMIFSVLFLVYYLVMNIKYLMKSPGGIKNAFSDKKNQGRLGNAIFILLVVCCLAVVNVISTKTMFWKKDFTQNEINTLSDQTLSTLKQLDKPIKIQVFMFENNQLKPGLKNLLQYYQDASDQVKVEFKDPDVAKLDAQKISAQDGDILIEYGEQQHIMQGSTEQDITQAILKVTRNGETMVCFTEGHGELKFEGDPQDPRSLSFIKPGLSNEGFNARTLSNLLPKIDEACSIVIIAGPQVAFTANEVISLNEYLLSGGKVQLLLDPNISTVVGQKNKVRLVDNGLKDFLHSWGVVLGDNVILEKRLSLQGMQITTELVVANYGQHPIVEPLKQGMNGNLNTEFDQVRSVNKAPGFEGTVVELAFTSPGENSWAQSDLQALFIDKKPVIEATDQVGKVSIGLVSEKDLEIKVEGDNDPEIKQAQLVVWGDSDFISNAMVGQNRYNYDLFINALNFLRGEVEQITIRPKLIKSSAIELSATQSIVIFYLSIIILPMLVLLFGLNLWLYRKRLG is encoded by the coding sequence ATGAATACATTATCATTGATGAGTGGTGTTACAGGCTTTGTTTTATTGCTTGGCGCAATTTTGGGTTATGGAATTACCAAGGACAGCAGCAATTGGTTTTTTAGAAGCCTGATGATTTTTTCTGTGTTGTTTTTGGTTTATTACTTGGTCATGAATATTAAATATTTAATGAAAAGTCCTGGGGGGATAAAAAATGCATTTAGCGACAAAAAAAATCAAGGAAGATTGGGGAATGCTATTTTTATCCTCTTGGTTGTTTGTTGTTTGGCTGTTGTTAATGTTATTTCGACTAAAACCATGTTTTGGAAAAAAGATTTTACCCAAAATGAAATTAACACCTTGTCTGATCAAACGCTAAGTACCTTAAAACAATTAGATAAACCGATTAAAATACAAGTCTTTATGTTTGAAAATAACCAGCTAAAACCTGGGTTAAAAAATTTGTTGCAGTACTACCAAGATGCAAGTGATCAAGTAAAGGTAGAGTTCAAAGATCCAGATGTTGCAAAGTTAGATGCTCAAAAAATTTCTGCGCAAGACGGAGACATTTTAATTGAATATGGTGAGCAGCAGCATATCATGCAAGGTAGTACAGAACAGGATATCACCCAAGCCATTTTAAAAGTAACGCGTAATGGGGAAACAATGGTGTGTTTTACTGAAGGTCATGGTGAGTTAAAGTTTGAAGGAGACCCACAAGATCCAAGAAGTTTAAGTTTTATTAAACCTGGCTTAAGCAATGAGGGTTTTAATGCTCGTACACTGAGTAATCTTTTGCCCAAAATAGATGAAGCTTGTTCGATAGTTATTATTGCTGGTCCACAAGTAGCGTTTACAGCCAATGAAGTCATTAGTCTCAATGAATATTTATTGTCTGGAGGTAAAGTACAGTTGCTGCTTGACCCCAATATCAGTACAGTTGTGGGTCAAAAAAATAAAGTTCGTTTGGTAGACAATGGTTTAAAAGACTTTTTACACTCTTGGGGAGTAGTTTTAGGAGATAATGTTATTTTAGAAAAGCGCTTGTCTTTACAAGGCATGCAAATTACCACTGAGCTTGTGGTTGCTAATTATGGACAGCATCCAATTGTTGAGCCACTTAAGCAAGGGATGAATGGTAACTTGAACACTGAATTTGACCAAGTGAGATCAGTGAATAAAGCACCTGGTTTTGAAGGAACCGTTGTTGAGTTAGCCTTTACCTCACCTGGAGAAAACAGCTGGGCCCAGTCAGATTTGCAAGCACTATTTATTGATAAAAAACCAGTCATTGAGGCAACAGATCAAGTGGGTAAAGTTAGTATTGGTCTTGTGTCTGAAAAAGATTTGGAAATAAAAGTAGAAGGGGACAATGACCCTGAAATCAAGCAAGCCCAACTGGTGGTATGGGGAGATAGTGATTTTATTTCAAATGCTATGGTAGGTCAAAACCGATACAATTATGATTTGTTTATCAATGCTTTAAACTTTTTAAGAGGAGAAGTAGAGCAAATAACAATTAGACCCAAACTGATTAAAAGCTCAGCCATAGAGCTATCCGCCACACAATCCATAGTCATTTTTTATTTATCTATTATCATATTGCCAATGCTAGTACTTTTATTTGGATTAAATTTATGGCTGTATAGAAAGAGATTAGGTTAA